Proteins from one Cryptomeria japonica chromosome 4, Sugi_1.0, whole genome shotgun sequence genomic window:
- the LOC131077396 gene encoding secreted RxLR effector protein 78-like yields the protein MAERLKKLLLKLISENQNGFTPGREISDSIILVSEVIHSMHKENLNEMAIKLDVEKAYDRVLWNFLICVLKRFGFPSTWIKCIKQCISMVKFSILVNGNVCGFFLASNGLRQGDPLSPALFVLMADVLENLIQKRHVNGVWRGIWIHDQLDNITHT from the coding sequence ATGGCAGAGAGACTAAAGAAACTACTGCTGAAGCTTATATCAGAAAACCAAAATGGTTTCACTCCAGGCAGAGAAATCTCAGACAGCATCATCCTGGTATCCGAGGTAATTCACTCAATGCACAAAGAAAATTTGAATGAGATGGCTATAAAATTGGATGTAGAAAAGGCCTATGATCGAGTCCTATGGAATTTTCTTATTTGTGTTCTGAAACGATTTGGATTTCCTTCTACATGGATCAAATGTATCAAACAATGTATCTCCATGGTAAAGTTCTCAATCTTGGTGAATGGCAATGTATGTGGTTTCTTTCTGGCATCGAATGGCTTAAGGCAGGGCGACCCCTTGTCTCCTGCCCTGTTTGTACTAATGGCAGACGTATTAGAGAATCTGATTCAGAAAAGGCATGTGAATGGTGTATGGAGGGGTATTTGGATCCATGATCAGCTAGACAATATCACTCATACATAA